The genomic interval CGCCATAGCCCCCGCGAATGCAAAAGATTCCGTCAATCGTTTCATCCTCAAAGGCCTTCATAATATCATCCGCTCGCTGTGCATCGCTTCCGGCCAGATATCCATTCCGCGCAAAGCAGCTTGGATACAGCACCGGTACAAGGCCATAGTCCTTCAGCGCTAGCTCACTGGCTGTGATATCAGCCTCTTTTTCTTTTGGCACAGGACTTGCCGGCGCAATGACGGCAATGCGAGCGCCTTTAAATAGTGGTTTAGGCGTAATCATCTTTTTTCATCCTTTTCATCATTAAGTTATCGCTTAAAATAGCACAAATCCTCACCCCTGTCAATATTTCTGCATGGAATACATTCATCCCTTCATATTATAAAGAAAGGTTTGTATCCTGCCTGCATTTGTGCTATAATTAAAATAATTTTAAAAAGTGAAGGAGAATGATATATGGCATCCAATCGAAAACAAATCAATATTATGGACGAATCCAGAAGTGTAAGTAAAACCATCTTATTACTGGCTTGGCCAGTTTTTGTAGAGCAAATCTTTTCTACACTGGTGAGTTTTGCCGATACGGCTATGGTAGGTTCGCTGGGCGCTACGGCCACCGCCTCCATCAGTATCAGCAATTCTCCTATTTTTTTGTTAAATGGTATTATCATGGCTTTAGGCGTAGGCATAACTGCTCTGGTAGCCCGTGCTGCCGGAGCCGGTGATCATCAGCTTGTCAGAAAGCTGATGCGCCATGCTATGATGGTGATCTTATACATAGGCCTGCCGATTACGCTGCTGACTGCCTCTCTTTCCCGCTTGATTCCTCTTTGGATGGGCGCCGGCGAGGATATTTTGGATATGGCGACGCAGTATAATCTGATCGTATCCTTTGGCCGTTTGTTTAATCTGGCCGCTATGGTACTAAACTCTGCTTTTCGCGGCTATGGCGATACCAAAACTCCTATGAAGCTAAACCTCATGATGAATATCATCAATGTCATCGGCAACTATCTGCTGATCAACCCAACCCGAATGGTCTCTCTTTTTGGCTATGAATTTACGATGCCGGGCGCTGGCTGGGGCGTAAACGGCGCTGCCGTGGCAACCGCTATTGGTATGCTCTGCGCAGGACTGATGGCCTTTAAAACGGCTCTTAGCCATAAAAATCCGTACCGCATCTCTTTTGAAAGCAAACAGGATCTTCTGCCGGACAAGACACTTTCTAAGCAGATTTTCCGAATCAGCTTCCCAGCTATGCTGGAACGCATCTGCATGTCTTCTTCTGGCATCTTTGTCACCAGCAGCATTGCCATGCTGGGTACTGTCAGCATTGCTGCCAACAGCCTCAGTCTTTCTGCTGAATCGCTTTCCTACATGCCGGCCTTTGCTTTTCAAACGGCAATCACAACCCTTGTCGGACAGGCGCTGGGGGCTGAAAAGCCACACCTTGCTGAAAAGTTTGTGCATACCACGATGCGGATTGGCGTCATTGTCATGTGCTTTACGGGCCTTGGCCTTTATGTGTTCGCTTCTAACCTCATCGGCGTATTTACTCCTGATCAGGAGGTTATCCAAATGGCCTCTGAATGCCTGCGGCTCATGGCGCTCATCCAGCCTATCCAAGTCGCGGCCTGGATTTTCTCCGGCGTGCTGCGAGGCTCCGGCGATACCAGCGTCAACTTCTATATCAGTGCTGCAACCAACTGGGGCATCCGTACACTATTTTCTGTATTGGCTATTCGCGCTTTTGGACTAGACCTCTATGCAACGTATATTGTTATGATGGTAGAAATTGCCGCTCGTCTGCTGCTTCTCTATCTACGCTATCGAACTGGCAAATGGAAAACCGTTATGACTAAAATGGCGGCTTAAGCAGATTATTCGATTGACAGAAAAATACCCGTATAAAAA from Lachnospiraceae bacterium carries:
- a CDS encoding MATE family efflux transporter, which gives rise to MASNRKQINIMDESRSVSKTILLLAWPVFVEQIFSTLVSFADTAMVGSLGATATASISISNSPIFLLNGIIMALGVGITALVARAAGAGDHQLVRKLMRHAMMVILYIGLPITLLTASLSRLIPLWMGAGEDILDMATQYNLIVSFGRLFNLAAMVLNSAFRGYGDTKTPMKLNLMMNIINVIGNYLLINPTRMVSLFGYEFTMPGAGWGVNGAAVATAIGMLCAGLMAFKTALSHKNPYRISFESKQDLLPDKTLSKQIFRISFPAMLERICMSSSGIFVTSSIAMLGTVSIAANSLSLSAESLSYMPAFAFQTAITTLVGQALGAEKPHLAEKFVHTTMRIGVIVMCFTGLGLYVFASNLIGVFTPDQEVIQMASECLRLMALIQPIQVAAWIFSGVLRGSGDTSVNFYISAATNWGIRTLFSVLAIRAFGLDLYATYIVMMVEIAARLLLLYLRYRTGKWKTVMTKMAA